A window from Carassius gibelio isolate Cgi1373 ecotype wild population from Czech Republic chromosome B3, carGib1.2-hapl.c, whole genome shotgun sequence encodes these proteins:
- the LOC127951767 gene encoding apoptosis regulator BAX, whose product MACEVSQDDQIGEALLIGVVRDEVMKVAAEVHAAPPGLPEARPVSNSQDQKLVEQLAETIKAIGDRLEQDKAFNDMIDGLVKVADKKSFWELVEKVFTDDQINWGRIIVLFYSIGKLSAKMVLACLPTIVSDILTLSLDFFRRTLLEWIRKMGGWMHSIPALACFSFEQFSGSSLSKYFSYFGVILGFTGGLLLGGFIVSKFPRKS is encoded by the exons ATGGCTTGCGAAGTCTCGCAGG ATGACCAGATTGGAGAAGCACTCTTAATCGG GGTGGTAAGAGATGAGGTGATGAAGGTAGCAGCCGAGGTACATGCAGCCCCACCGGGCCTTCCTGAAGCTCGTCCAGTAAGCAACAGCCAGGACCAGAAGCTTGTTGAACAGCTGGCGGAGACCATCAAAGCGATCGGTGATAGACTCGAACAAGATAAAGCATTCAATGA CATGATTGATGGCTTAGTAAAAGTGGCTGATAAGAAAAGTTTCTGGGAACTTGTGGAAAAGGTTTTCACAGATGACCAGATCAACTGGGGGAGAATTATAGTACTGTTCTATTCAATTGGAAAGCTGTCTGCAAAG ATGGTCCTTGCATGCTTACCCACAATTGTTTCAGACATTTTGACCTTAAGTCTGGATTTCTTCAGGAGGACTTTGTTGGAATGGATACGCAAAATGGGAGGATGG ATGCACAGTATCCCTGCGCTGGCCTGTTTCTCCTTTGAGCAGTTTTCTGGTTCTTCACTTagtaaatatttttcttattttggagTCATATTGGGCTTCACTGGTGGCCTACTGCTAGGTGGCTTCATCGTCTCGAAATTTCCAAGAAAAAGCTAA